A genomic stretch from Aedes albopictus strain Foshan chromosome 2, AalbF5, whole genome shotgun sequence includes:
- the LOC134286657 gene encoding uncharacterized protein LOC134286657 gives MENLKKLVHQRGQVKARVTTIVGKLNEATEHPETTSLSQLKALEKKLELHYAEYSSKHDSIMSQCPTESIDDQDRKLDEFDELHTDALVKLNQLVDFFRAEPANNRAPQVIVTQQPLRTPIPTFDGKYESWPKFKALFNDLVGKCGDSDATKLQYLDKALIGEASGILDAKIINNNNYEQAWQLLEERFENPRVIIDTHISGLLSMKPIPKQSFKELRNLIDTCNRHVEGLRFMEQEVDGTAGLIVVKLLTMCLDGETRKQWELTLDHGELPDLDGSLKFLRNYCQVLERCEVDKMPSSKAVAKPPATPKTSFSPRSSLPATSSPAENVCDICAGQHCNYKCPTFLSRA, from the coding sequence ATGGAAAACTTGAAGAAATTGGTTCATCAGCGTGGACAAGTGAAGGCGCGGGTGACGACGATCGTCGGAAAGTTGAATGAAGCAACAGAGCATCCCGAAACGACGAGCCTCTCTCAGCTGAAGGCCCTCGAGAAGAAGCTGGAGCTGCACTATGCGGAGTACTCGTCGAAACATGATTCGATCATGTCGCAGTGTCCAACCGAGAGCATAGACGACCAAGACAGGAAGCTGGACGAGTTCGACGAGCTACATACAGATGCGCTGGTGAAGCTGAATCAGCTAGTGGATTTCTTCCGTGCAGAACCGGCAAACAATAGAGCTCCTCAAGTGATCGTGACCCAACAACCTCTGAGAACTCCGATCCCAACCTTCGATGGGAAGTACGAGAGTTGGCCTAAATTCAAGGCTCTTTTCAACGACCTAGTTGGAAAGTGTGGTGACTCAGACGCAACCAAGTTGCAGTATCTGGACAAGGCGTTGATTGGTGAAGCGTCCGGCATTTTGGATGCGAAGATCATCAACAACAATAATTACGAGCAAGCTTGGCAGTTGTTGGAAGAGCGATTCGAGAACCCGAGGGTGATCATCGACACCCATATTTCTGGTCTGCTGTCGATGAAGCCCATTCCCAAGCAAAGTTTTAAGGAGTTGAGAAACCTCATCGATACCTGCAATCGTCACGTGGAAGGATTGCGGTTCATGGAACAAGAAGTCGACGGTACAGCTGGATTGATTGTGGTGAAGCTTCTAACCATGTGCCTCGACGGAGAAACGCGGAAGCAGTGGGAACTTACCTTGGATCACGGTGAACTGCCTGACCTTGACGGGTCTTTGAAGTTCCTCAGAAACTACTGCCAGGTCCTCGAAAGATGCGAAGTGGATAAAATGCCTTCTTCTAAAGCAGTTGCCAAACCTCCTGCAACGCCGAAGACCAGCTTCTCACCCAGATCATCCCTTCCTGCAACATCCAGCCCAGCGGAGAATGTGTGTGACATTTGTGCAGGCCAGCACTGCAACTACAAGTGCCCGACCTTCCTGAGCAGAGCATGA
- the LOC134286658 gene encoding uncharacterized protein LOC134286658 — MSVDQRVSKVKQSGLCFNCLRKGHQIRACPSDKSCLKCSRRHHSMLHFEQQFQPEPKEQNSSVLSEQPEVETAVASTAPEEPVSTACSGIDRRAKHVFLMTALVNVASKSGKSFKLRALLDSGSQVNLVSEAAVKLLGLPRYPANVPVVGVGGARSQIRHHVILKLSSDYTNFESDLDCLVTARVTGRIPSVPVNISDWKFPAEIVLADPSFNQPRDVDLLIGAEHFFEILKQAQMKLSAELPALHETQFGWVVAGAMEDSGDEVVNVLCATNEDPLLKSIQRFFEQEELPEEKVQTSEEEAIEEHFSKTYRREEDGRFVVQLPFRESINQLGDSRSLAMKRFLASERRLANQPEMKGMYQAFIREYEGLGHCHEIREVDDPPNQQNYYFPHHAVLKPSSTSTKLRVVFDGKAKANGLSLNEVLMVGPKIQSDLFSILLRFRKHIYAFSADVEKMYRQVKIDSSQTHYQRIFWRDNPMEPVRVMELSTVTYGTSPASFLAVRSVVQLARDERVQFPEAAEAILEDCYMDDILSGASTLASATQLRSDIEEVMLKGKFTVRKWCSNDEGVLEGVPEQDREKLVCIEDTDANETIRALGVLWNPRSDQFLFWRNPEVLPDEKVTKRSVLSQIAKLFDPLGLISPVIVLAKSIMQQLWADGLDWDETLENELLSRWVIFHQSLVQLSEIQVPRCIVTPGVRRIEIHGFSDASCIAYGACLYLRCVQENGEVSVRLICSKSRIAPLRRLTIPRLELCAAVILARLVNVVLPILKIEVHDVKLWSDSQIVLAWIKKSPDQLQVYVKNRVMEINKLTSAYEWKYVRSEANPADLVSRGCYPGALSRSDMWWVGPSFLQVADYEIPEAPMIKDEELPEMREVQVCNLANEVEDEPVFERCGTFSKLQRVLAQVVRFTRLVRMKGEERRNCRFVSIQDMRKATKYIVRVLQKGKLGEEIECVQRMEMPKRLANLHPFLDEEGFLRVGGRLQNSMLPFDAKHQLLLPRNHRVTEMLIRQYHEDRLHEGPSGLLAAIRQKYWLVNARSAIRKVTRSCVKCFRTKPREVQPEMGNLPEERVNLAAAFELTGVDYAGPVTVKEGRYKPKHIKAYIALFVCLTTKSIHLELVSDLTTEAFLAALDRFVNRRGMVRKMMSDNATNFVGASRELHQLHMMFRNQTESAKINDFLLKREIEWEFIPPRSPNFGGLWEAGVKVVKSHLHRTLGNAILNFEEFGTVLTSIEAIVNSRPLYALSDDPNEPLPITPAHLMLGRPLEPVVKPSYTVNSVESLVPLPVHESFA, encoded by the coding sequence ATGAGCGTCGATCAGCGTGTCAGCAAGGTGAAGCAGTCCGGACTTTGTTTCAACTGCCTCCGGAAGGGTCACCAGATCAGGGCTTGTCCATCCGACAAGTCATGCTTGAAGTGCTCCAGGAGGCATCACTCGATGCTGCATTTTGAGCAGCAGTTCCAGCCTGAACCGAAGGAGCAAAATTCCAGCGTGTTGTCCGAGCAGCCAGAGGTGGAGACGGCAGTAGCGTCTACTGCGCCTGAGGAGCCTGTTTCAACAGCGTGTTCCGGTATCGATCGGCGAGCAAAACATGTGTTTCTGATGACGGCGTTGGTGAACGTTGCCTCGAAGAGTGGAAAAAGCTTCAAGTTGCGTGCACTACTCGATTCAGGATCCCAAGTCAACCTTGTATCCGAAGCGGCCGTGAAATTGCTTGGACTTCCGAGATACCCGGCCAACGTTCCGGTTGTAGGAGTGGGTGGTGCCAGATCCCAAATTCGGCATCACGTAATCCTGAAGCTGTCTTCCGACTACACCAATTTCGAAAGTGACTTGGACTGTTTGGTTACCGCGAGGGTGACTGGTAGGATCCCATCCGTTCCGGTTAACATCTCAGACTGGAAATTCCCAGCCGAAATAGTGCTTGCCGATCCAAGTTTCAACCAACCGAGAGATGTGGATCTATTGATCGGTGCCGAGCACTTTTTCGAAATCTTGAAGCAAGCTCAGATGAAACTTTCCGCAGAACTACCTGCCTTGCATGAGACCCAATTTGGGTGGGTTGTCGCCGGTGCCATGGAGGATTCTGGAGATGAAGTCGTTAACGTGTTGTGTGCCACTAATgaggatccattgctgaaaagcatccaaagattttttgaacaAGAAGAGCTTCCAGAAGAGAAGGTGCAAACGAGTGAAGAGGAAGCGATCGAAGAGCACTTCAGCAAGACATACCGTCGAGAAGAGGATGGCCGATTCGTAGTTCAATTACCGTTCCGCGAGTCCATCAATCAACTGGGAGACTCCCGTTCGTTAGCAATGAAGAGATTTCTAGCAAGCGAGAGACGTCTAGCCAACCAACCCGAGATGAAGGGGATGTACCAGGCGTTCATAAGAGAGTACGAAGGTCTTGGACATTGCCACGAGATCCGTGAGGTAGACGATCCGCCCAACCAACAGAATTACTATTTCCCACACCATGCTGTGCTCAAGCCCTCGAGTACCAGCACAAAACTACGTGTTGTGTTCGACGGCAAGGCGAAGGCTAACGGATTATCCCTCAATGAAGTTTTGATGGTCGGACCCAAAATCCAGAGTGACCTCTTTTCTATCCTGCTGCGCTTCCGAAAGCACATCTATGCGTTTTCGGCTGACGTTGAGAAAATGTATAGACAGGTGAAAATCGATTCAAGCCAGACGCACTACCAGAGGATCTTCTGGCGTGACAATCCAATGGAACCGGTGCGAGTGATGGAGTTGTCAACGGTTACCTACGGGACTTCCCCTGCGTCATTTCTAGCTGTGAGGTCCGTGGTTCAACTAGCAAGAGATGAGCGCGTTCAGTTTCCTGAAGCTGCAGAGGCCATATTAGAAGACTGTTACATGGACGATATACTGAGCGGTGCTTCAACGCTAGCATCTGCAACACAACTGCGAAGCGACATTGAAGAGGTTATGCTGAAGGGAAAGTTTACTGTTCGAAAGTGGTGCTCAAATGATGAAGGCGTACTAGAAGGTGTTCCAGAACAAGACCGGGAGAAGCTTGTCTGCATAGAAGATACCGATGCCAACGAAACGATTCGAGCCTTGGGAGTTTTGTGGAATCCGAGAAGTGATCAATttctcttctggaggaatccggaaGTGTTACCCGATGAGAAGGTGACAAAAAGGAGTGTCCTGTCCCAGATAGCCAAATTATTCGATCCGCTTGGTCTGATATCTCCTGTGATCGTGTTGGCTAAATCAATCATGCAACAACTGTGGGCCGATGGTTTGGATTGGGACGAAACCCTTGAAAACGAATTGTTGAGTAGGTGGGTGATCTTCCATCAGTCACTGGTGCAGCTAAGTGAAATACAGGTACCAAGATGTATCGTAACTCCTGGAGTGCGTCGTATAGAGATACATGGCTTCTCTGATGCATCGTGTATCGCCTACGGTGCATGTCTGTATTTGCGTTGTGTCCAAGAGAATGGAGAAGTGTCTGTCAGACTGATTTGTAGTAAGTCTCGGATCGCTCCGTTACGTCGTCTTACCATTCCCCGACTAGAGTTATGTGCCGCCGTGATACTTGCACGATTGGTTAACGTAGTACTCCCTATCCTGAAAATCGAAGTTCATGACGTCAAGCTGTGGTCGGATAGTCAGATTGTGCTGGCATGGATAAAGAAGAGCCCAGACCAACTTCAAGTCTACGTTAAAAACCGAGTCATGGAGATCAACAAATTGACCAGTGCCTATGAGTGGAAATACGTCAGATCTGAAGCCAATCCAGCGGATCTGGTATCTAGAGGATGCTATCCAGGAGCATTGAGCCGCTCCGACATGTGGTGGGTAGGCCCATCGTTTCTGCAAGTTGCTGACTACGAAATTCCGGAGGCTCCGATGATCAAGGACGAGGAGTTGCCAGAAATGAGAGAAGTACAAGTGTGTAATCTGGCTAACGAAGTAGAGGACGAGCCAGTGTTCGAGCGGTGTGGTACCTTTTCCAAGCTACAACGTGTGCTAGCGCAAGTTGTGAGATTCACTCGACTGGTGCGTATGAAAGGAGAGGAACGCAGAAACTGCCGTTTCGTATCAATACAGGATATGCGGAAGGCGACAAAGTATATAGTGAGAGTACTGCAGAAAGGCAAGCTAGGCGAAGAGATTGAGTGCGTTCAACGAATGGAAATGCCGAAGCGACTTGCGAACCTCCATCCATTTTTGGATGAAGAAGGATTCTTGCGCGTCGGCGGACGTCTACAGAATTCCATGCTGCCATTCGACGCCAAACACCAATTGCTTCTTCCACGTAATCATCGAGTGACTGAGATGTTGATTCGTCAATATCACGAGGACAGACTTCATGAGGGACCGTCTGGTCTGTTGGCAGCAATAAGGCAGAAATATTGGTTGGTCAATGCTCGATCAGCCATTCGAAAGGTGACACGCAGCTGTGTAAAGTGCTTCCGCACTAAACCAAGAGAGGTTCAACCTGAAATGGGGAATCTACCAGAGGAGCGAGTGAATTTGGCAGCAGCTTTCGAACTCACCGGTGTAGATTACGCCGGTCCCGTGACAGTGAAGGAAGGTCGATATAAGCCAAAACACATTAAGGCATACATCGCCCTTTTTGTGTGCCTTACGACGAAATCGATTCATCTAGAGTTAGTTTCGGATTTGACCACCGAAGCTTTTCTCGCGGCTTTGGATAGATTTGTCAACCGACGTGGGATGGTGCGCAAAATGATGTCGGACAACGCGACGAATTTTGTTGGCGCATCTAGAGAACTCCACCAGTTGCACATGATGTTCCGTAATCAGACCGAGTCAGCAAAGATTAATGATTTCCTGCTCAAACGGGAGATAGAGTGGGAATTCATCCCGCCAAGGTCCCCAAACTTTGGGGGTCTATGGGAAGCAGGTGTCAAGGTAGTTAAGTCCCACCTGCATCGAACCTTGGGTAACGCGATTCTGAACTTCGAAGAGTTTGGAACCGTTTTGACCAGCATCGAAGCTATAGTGAATTCCCGACCATTGTATGCGCTGTCTGACGATCCCAATGAACCTCTTCCGATTACACCTGCTCATCTGATGCTCGGAAGACCATTGGAACCAGTGGTGAAGCCATCGTACACCGTGAATTCCGTTGAATCGCTTGTCCCGCTTCCAGTACATGAATCATTTGCGTGA